The Fulvia fulva chromosome 1, complete sequence region ATATCTTCGATGTGGCCAACAAGGCCAAGGTGGTGGATGCTACGCGATGCCGTCAGATCTGACCACTGCATATGATGCTATCCTTTGTCCAGTACTCACAATTTGCGCTCCACTATGAGCGCTCCTGTGCCTACGATCTTGCGGTCCCCATCGAGAATGACCAGCACGTGGTATCCGCCGGCGCCAGCTTTCATCTGATCGAATCGCTCTTCAAACTCGGGCTTCGTGACTTCGCCGACATGTGTGAGGACACGCAAAACATCGAGGAACCCGTAGTCGAAATCGGAGCGTTCGAGAGGTCGGATCGAATAGCCTTCGGGGAGATCAGAGATCACCTTGGACGAGATCAAGGAAGGCGAAAAGAGAGGATCCACCTCGGGGACCATATTGTCGCTCCGCAACGGACTATGCAAGCGCTGTTGTGTGTAGGGAAAGCTGCTGCTCCTAGTGCCTGCGATTTGAATAGCTGCGAAAGTGCCCTTCAATCCAGTGCAGGAACAAAAGGCACAATGCAGCGTCAGGGTCTCTCGTGTACAGGTGAAGGAGCAGGAGCGCGATCGTGATACGTAACTATTTTAGTCGACGCACGCATGAaacgaggcggacccgtgGCACTGGCCAGCTCCGTATGAGTGCTGCGGCGCATTCTACAGCACTCTCGGTCACCTACTATTCTGCAAAGCCGCCTGCATGATATGAAGAGCAGGGCTGAACTCACTGCCAATCTCGGACTAGCGTAATGCGATTAGCATGCAGGAACAGCGAGATTTGGAGACAAAAGTCTTTGCTCGTACGTCGTGAGTGGTCTTCTGATTGACGACTCTCCACATAGCTTGCATGCCTCGTCAAACTACATACAGCAAAGGCGCGCGAATCGCCTCCCAAACCCGAGTCCCATGTACACCTTTTTCACGCCCAATTCTGCTTCACACTAACTTAAACCATGTTCAAAGGATAGGGTATATCGAACCAGTTCCTAACTCCTTTCCTGAGCGCTCGTTCGCTCCTGTTCTTCATTCCGCATCAACTGTCCAGCAGCGTTCCGCTTGGCGATACTGCTTGACAGTGGTCGACGTATGAGCCTCCAGATCAGATGGCCCGAAGGAAGGTCTAGTACAGGTTGCCATGGGGAACAGCACAGAATATGCCAACGACGATGCATGATGTCACGAAAGCCCCAAGAAGAGCCTGGAGGAATATCGTGTCTTGGATCTGTCGCAAAGCTGGTTCCTTGATCCACACTTCACGGTCGAAGATCTTTCTGATGACGTGACGCTTCTTATGGCGTGGTACCCATGGTTCGTCCTCGAAAGAATTTCGCGTGCTTGAATAGAGAGACTGTTCGGAAGAGAGCGCTTTTTCGTCCTCGGCTGATTCCACAGAGTCTGAGAACAACTCCCATGGTCGAAGATGGCGGTGATGGAGTCCATGCAACACCACGCACATACCCTTCCACGCGGCGATGAGTGTAGCGATGCCAATGAACCAGCCGACGAACGGCAGGACCCTCCATCCGCGTCCTGCATGGCTCAGTGTAATAAGCAGATCTGCGAGCAAGCCGGCCAGGATTCCTGCCACACCAAGACCACGCGCAAAGACGACACGAGGACGATTGCCGTTGCAGATTGTCCACCGTATGAAGTTCGGATGAGCTTGACGGCGGAGTGAATATTCGACGGTTGGGGCAATGGCCTGGAAAGCTGATGGGTGGGTCGTGTTCTGGAGAGCGTGAAGCACAGATTGTCGTTCTTTGGCCGAAAGATTGAGCTCGCGAGGGCTGCCTTCTGCAAGGTAGATGCTAACTATCTTGGACACCTCCTCACGAAATGGTTGTGCCGTGACTGCGATTGGTCAGTGTTTTCCCATCTCGCAGGAAACATGACGAGTTATTGATGATGCATACAGGGTTTCCACTTCATACCAGCATCCTCAAAGGCTTGTTCTGTGACCGCTCGGTGGGCGTGGGTTGTGTTTCCCAGCAAGGTCTTATCGTCTCCGAAAGAGGAACCATAGTCGGATGTGATTTCACGCTTGTCGTCGAAAGAGTCAGATTTTGGCGGCGTGTTGAATGGGTCAGCACGATCGAGCACAGGCTTCGCCGTAACGTCTGCGAAGTCTGTACCCTTGAGAACCTCCGCGATCTGAGGATTGACTCTCTTCGTCCGGGCGGGCGAGATAGCATTGGCATCTACGTCCGCTTGGGCCTTGGTCCACTCCGGTGCAAGTTGCCTGTCGCTGTCCGGTAGCTCCTTCCATCTTCGCTGGTAGTCCCGATACCACAGGAAGAACTGCAAATTTTCGGCCGAGTGCTCAATGTATTTGAGATAGTTCATGAAGTCCCGCACAGTCACGGGCTGATGGGTGTCAGCAGGTGGACTGCGATTAAGGGTGAAGGACTTACGGGGCAAGTGCCACCATCAATGATACGGTCGAAGCCCAGCGCAGTCGGGATGCCGTGGCTCATGCATGAGTTGCCGGACGCGATGGACTCCTGGATGGACTTCTGCTTCTCATCGCCATTAAGAGAGTCTCGAGATGATGTTACGTGCGAAGGGCGGCGATAGGACAGTGAGTAGACCATGGTGGCAACGGCGGGCAAGGTGAAAGCGCCGGTGACAGGTGGAGGACTCGCCGCCTACATGTACGTGGTGTCGCAAGGGCGGCTCAGGACTGGATGTTGTATGTGATGACGGAGGCAGTCTGCACTCAGGCCAGGTGAATGGTGGTGAACAGCGAAAGACCCGGCAGGCGTTGCACAGGCCCAAGGACGTGGTCGGATGGCGTGGTGATATACTGTAGCTTTAGACTCCTTCGTGCCTGTTGTTTATGGCCCCGCTTCGGACTCGTGGTGTGAAAGATCCTGGCTCCAGGGGGCGCCCACGAGGCAGGCGTAGACGAAGGGGGGGGGGGTGTCGTGCACGAGGGCAGCGCGATGAAAGTGCAGGCAGGCACGCAGGCAACGATGCCCGGGGGCGACTTCGCGTGATGTGCAAAGTCGGCGAAGGGACAAGCGACATGCTGCATTGATGATTGCAGGCTAATTTGCAGCGGGAAAGCGACGCGAAACTATCGCAGTCGGGGACGAAGTCTAAAGTGGCGATGTTGCCGCTGCCCTGGGGCTTGCCCTTTGGCTGCGCACATATGTACATGTAGGCCCAAGATGAGACACACGGCGACCACTACTATACTGTGAATGCACTCATTCTCCTTTCAGGCACGACGCCCAGCGCTGCATGCACCCACGATTGATGGCGGCCGTGATTGATCATGTTCCCGCGCGCCACGAAGGGCCAACGTGCTCGGGCGGCCACGATGATGACCTGTTCTTGTCTCAAAGAACGAAGAGGCGTTCCTAGCTCGCGCGACTTCCACATGGGAGCCAGTCCCGACGAGTCAAGTCCCAGCTGTCGAGGGTCGCGATCGTCACCTGCTGAACACTTCTCGCAGTGTTCGCCCACGAGCAACGACACGTACATGTACGTACGTATCGCACACCACACCGACGCGCCACCCGTATTGCGCATGATGAGCAACGAAGTTGTTGTAGAGGAACGCATGGGATCTTCGTCACAGCAGTGCGACAAGCAGCACGGCAAACATAGCCGTGCCAATTGGCAGTCGCCGACGCTCGCCCCGCCGCTGATCACACGCTAGATGGAAGCAGGTCTGGCTATCTCGCGGCGAAAGGACTGCTTCACTTTTTGCAACACCATGGTTCTGGCGGAGACCTCATCACGGAGTCCACTGCATGCTACCCCAAGATGAGGCTGGTACGAGAGCACTTTCCTCCTGATCATGGGCCTTGAGAGGATACTTGCATTCTCCAAAAGCGCTACTTCCGACACATCTTGCTTCTTGCTTCTTCTAATTCCTGGAGCATTAAAGTAGTCCAATGTCCCATCTTGCGGCGCATTGTGCTATAGTACAGGCTGTGCTACCCTCGCACCCCATCGCCACCCGTACGGATCTTTTCAGGCCGGTCCACACTTTCGAGAAATCGCCATGAACCTGGTACTTCATTCGACCGCATGGTTACTTGGACGGGAGGACGAGCGCAAGTTCCTCGAACCTTGCAAGCCATTCGCCTCGTCTTACACCCAGTGGCTCTCCTACACTGACCTCGCCTCAGTCCAGCAAAGGAGCAATATCGGCGTAAGCCATAGGCTTGGTTCTTTCGTCTCCAGCCGTCTCTGGCGACTCTTGCGATTGCAGCCACCATGCAGTAAGACTATGAGTGACAATGTTATCACGCTGGCCTGGGATAGAGTCGTGGCCCGACGTCGTCATCATCAGTTGTTGTTAGCACAAGGTTATTGTACGGCGTCAGAATATGGCTGTTCGAGGCGAGCTTCCACGCTGGAGCATCCTTGTTGCAGCAGTTCAAGGCTGTGGAACGGGCAGGGTCGTTTTCGGACACCCTTTTCGCACAGAATCGAGATCTAGGCTGGGCTGTTCAAGCTTAGCAAAAGCTCAGTATCAGGAGTTTCTAACCTCCACTCTTTAGTCCCCGATCGTTTCTTCCGTAGAAGCAATGGGTTCTTGCGAATCCTCAAGACGTGATCTGCGTCCGATCTGGTGGGCGCTGAGCAGCTGACTCGCATGGACAACCCTGGCAACATCGCTTAGTGAGTAACGCATTTCGCTGCTCGTTAGTCTGGCAGGCCGATGGCATGCGCAGTCCCTGACTCATGTGTCAGCTCGTCGATGAGCGTCTACAGGGCCCCACCAGATTTGAACTTGCTTCAACCTGTTAAAGAACGATCATGGAATATCATCGTCTAGGGTGCGATGTTCTACCAAGCAAGCCCGTCGATTCTTACCACAGGACGAACGCACGGGTCTTGGTCGTAGCATGATTCTATGAAGTAAGCTGGAAACACTTCGTTACTTCGTGCATCAGGTCGAGCTAATCTGACGTACCGTACTATCCATACCAAATGTTGCTGTGGTAGAAGGAATTGAAAGGAGACGCTAAGAACGCGACTCGAAATGCACGATGGACGAGTTTTGCTCAGTTTCAAGCATTTTTCGAGTCGAGATCAGGGCTACAGCAGTCTCTCTGCGAAAGACCCCCCAAAAGGAAGTCTGTCGGCCAACTGTTCTGCCCGGTTCCACCCAGCCTCATTTGAGCGCTCCTTCTTCTGGAGCTTCTTCTTCAACAAGGGATTCTGAACGCCCATATCTCTCCATCTCTTCGGCGGCTTCACTCCCGTAGCCGACATTTCCTCCCATTTCCTCAATCCACGATTCTCCCATCGCTTCATGCGATCTTCAATCTCCTCAGGCTTTGGTCGCCACTTTGATCGAAGTACGCGGCGGATGGCCTCCGGTGTGATCTGAAAATGTTCGGCTAAGGTAGCAGTAGAGTAGGAAGCTGGATCCGAGGCGTGGAGGGCACGAATACCTTCGAGAGTATCTGGTGAGAGGCGCTTGCGTGGCTGCCATCCCTGCCCAGCGAATTTGCGGTCAAGAGCCGCCTTTTGGATTTGCCATGTCTCCTTCTTGACAGTCTTGTCTTTGGGAGGCGTTCGCGACGGCGCTGTGTGCTTCGAAGAGCCAGTGTTGTTTTCTTTCATCTTTGTAACACCCTTTGCGCCAACCGTTGCTTTGCTTCTCCTCTTCCCGTCGATGGTCTGGTTCTGTGCGGCCGACTTTGTTTCAAGTTCGTGAGTCATTGGCTGTTCAGCCTTCTGCTTCATCGACGGGCCTTCCAGCATTTCTATCTTATCCAACGCAGTCAACCTGGAGTCTGCAGCTGGTTTGTAGGTACCCGCTTCAATCCTTCTGGCCTTCCGAAGCTTTCGACTTGTAGTTTTGGATCCTAGCGCTGGTTTCATCGCCGACATTGGTTGGGCGTCCCCTTGCGTGAAGCGCTGTGATATCGCAGGGAGATGTAGAATAGGAGCGACTGGGTTGGCGACGTCGTTGCACGCGAGTTCAAGACCTGGATCTGGCAGACGGACTGAGTCGATGGTGCCGACTTGACTGATGACTTCTGTCTCTTCGCGTCTGCCAGGCTGCATTGTCTCGATCTCTGCATGCCACTCTCGATCGCCCTCGTCTTTGCGCTGGCTAGCCTCTGGGTCTCCTTGTGTCCCGGCTGTAGTCGCCTGGCTTGATCTGGCCGAGCCACCGGCACTCTgactgctgctgctgctgcccGGCTGAAATGACACGAAGCCATGGTCTGCGTGCGTGTGTGCGACCGTGGCAACGTGTCGCGTGGGAGGTCGTGTGCTGAGGGCTCGGGAGTGCTGGAAGAAGCGCTGGGCTCGATGTCGACGAAGATCGATGCCAGCGAGCTCTTTCACAAGTGTCTCGAGCGCTCTTGTCGAGCAGGAGCACCGATGAAGTGTCGATGTCATCGTTGTTGTAGGGTTTGAAGCAGCAAGCTGGGCCTGCTGAGTGCAGAAATCAACATGAAGGCCGTCGAGGTGGCCGGGAAACATTTGCGGAGACTCGGGCATCTCCGCGTCAGGACAATCTTCACCTCGGAGCTGCTTCCTGCTTCACGCTTCTAGCTGGTCTTTTCGTCTTCCTCTCCTTCGTGGCAGATCGTTGTCATTCATGGTCCTCATCAACACGAGGACATGCCTACGATGCCAGTTTCGCGAGGTCCTCTGCCGCACGCAGCGCCGCCAGTCGCCACGCATTCAGTGCCGCGAGTTTTCCAGCAGTCGACGGGTGTGCCAGGACGCGAGCGATGATGTGTTACTGAGGCAAAAGCCATACTACTGGAAGCATCTTAACGAAGGGGAAAGAGTAGTCGGCAAGCCAGGGAGAAGGCAAAGAGTGGTGTCTGAGGGTCTTTCCACCACTTCTTTGGGCAGACCTTCCAACGTTATAGTGTTCCGGGACTTGAAGGAAGAGCCCAGCAAAGCAGTTTCAACGCGAGAACACGAGAAGCAGTCTTACAATCACGAGGACGATCCGCCCCAAAAGGCCAGACTGAGCGCCCAGGATATCGAGCATGCGATTGCAGCTCGCCATGCTGCTCCTAGAGATGAAGAAGTCCACGCATCAATAGATGCCCTTCGTCCGGACGAGACAATCCAGAGTCAGCGTGACTTCGATAGAATGCAGAAGGTCCTTTCGAAGAGTTACACTTTCCAGCAATTGTCGCGTTATCTGGCCAGGTCGTTACAAAATGCCACATCTGCGGTAAAGTCGAAGAATGTACGACGTCTCGAAGTCTCTCAATGGCAGCCTGGCCAGACGCCGCTGCAACAGCGCAGGAAGCTTGTCGTCAACAAAAGCTCGGCAAGTAAAAAGTCCGTCTTGGTAGATCAAATCCTGCGCCTAGTATGGCACGTCACTGTTCACAGCGAAGCTCAAGAGGTCGGCGAGTTTGAGATCAAAGTGCAGCCATGGCAGCTATCCATGCTGTTCGATCTTGTCGACAATGGCAGGCCGCTCTATGAGAGTCTGATCGGCTCCAGGATTCTGCTTGAGGCCTGCGAACTTCACTCGTGGCCAGAAGACAACACGCTGAGGATTACTGGCCGTCGGCAGGACACGGAAGAGATCGCCCGCCAGCTGAAACTTGCATTATTGGGTGGTGATCGCCTGATCTTGGATCTCAAGGTGTTCGTGCCACTCATGATGAATGATGCACATCGGAATGACCTGAGCAAGATCCTGTCCGATGAGAACATCCGGCATATATCAGAGCTGACCAAGACTGTCCTCGAAGTCCGCGAGAATGGCGTTATGCATATCTATGGCCTACAAGAATCGGCTCGAGGTAATGCTCGGCGATTACTCGTGGCGCTTCTCGGATTGTCAGGACCGTGCTCGCACTCTCAGATATTCTCCGTGAACGATACAGCGACTGGATGTGGCGATCTTGTTCCCAAGCATTTGCCACTAACAGCCACAGCTGCCAGTCAGAGCAGTGGGCTTCATCGACGGTTCGACGATTTCGAGCTTGGTCGTTTGACGATTCAGCAAAGCGTAATCGAACTCACTCGAAATACCTTTCAGGACCGAGCTGCCGCGACGAGTACTGGAGACGCCACATTGCGGGAGTCTGAAGAATCTGCGATGCAGGTACAACCCACTGCCAAAGCCCTTTCTTCACACCTTGACCATCTTCCTGAGCCGTCGTACATTGTACCAGGTACACGGCATTGTCCAAAATCTTACTGGCGCGATCAGATCCAGGTAGATGACTGGGAAGCGGAATATTGCTTAGTGTTGTCAGAGCGGCATTCTGATAGCCAACCGACGAGacagaagaagaagaagactACCTTGCAACGCAAGACTACTGATGATTCGAACAAGGCTGTCCTTCAGCGAGCGGTGCCAGGCATCGAGCCCCTTCTTTCACACTTTGATACAACCCATATACCTCAAGTGCTTCATCGAAGATCGAACGACAATCGCGGTTCTCGCAGCACCTTCGACCCTCGCACGCCGTATCTCAGTGCACACTTTGTACCGTTCACTTCGCACACACCATCTGCCACCCTACCCAGGCTTGAGATGCGCTTCAGAGTGCTGCCTCCTACTGATCAAAGTAGGGACCGCAGACTACTGTTGACGAAAGTCAAAGCGGTCCTTGATACGCAGGCAGTCATGGTACCACTGGCGCACTGTTCAGGAGACGTGCGCTTCTCAAGGAGTTCCTCATTGCTTGTCGATATAGGGGCAGCAAGACAAGATAGCGCCATTCGTACCTTCATGCACAAGCTGCAAGACTCTGTCGACGCCGGCGAAGGCTCCCTGAGTGCTCCTCCTGAATTGAGGTTCAAGCTGCCCCGTTGGCTCGTCAATGGTGATGAAGGCACAGGAATGACCACGAACGATGTGGAAGTGCCATACCTCTTTGAACGATTTGAGCAGACCCAAAGGATGGTGTTCACAGCACAAGAGAGTCACGATTCATCACCGATCCTTGACCAGGACATTCTGAGCGGGCTGGGTGCACTGTCTGACAACATGTTCCTCGACTATCGCGAGATCGAGGGCGGTGCAATGCATGGGAGGTCAACGAGTCTGAGTGTTCGAATGGGACAGCCGATGTTCGGGGGAGCCGCAGACACTACTAGCACACAATCCCAAGAAAGCATACCGGCGGCCCCAGGCGAGCCGCATGTGGATACCGCGAAGATGACAGGCAGCTCAGCAGTTCCAGGTACTGATTCGAATGCTCGACTCGGACGAACAGCCGGCAATGTTGGAGCAATCCATGAGCCATCTCAGTCCATGAGTGACGTTGAGCGTGTAGACCAGATCACAGAAGGCCCTCAGAAGACCAGCTCATCACTTGCGCTTGCCAGCGCAGCTTTACACTTTGCAAGTCTATTGACACGTGCTAGCTCAGGGTCGCTACTGCACATGAGTGAGAGTAAGTGAGTCTTCAGTCGGTAAATAATGGCCATAAGATGTATCTCAATGCTGTCAGCAGACCATTCAATGACCATCGCGTGATTCAGCAACATCAAGATTTCAGGTTGCTTGAATGTGCATCGTGCAATAAAGCTTGTGATCGATCATATCAGTCAGAGGGCGTACATATGATATGACCGTTCCCCTTCATGGCGGAGGCCACTATAGTGGACTGCTGTTCCCATGAATGTCCTTCAAATTTCCATTGTTGCCAGCTCTCACCTGTGAGTCGAGCGGCAAAAGTGGGGCACCCCGCGGGTCCGTGCCCAGAACGCACCTTCGTGGATAAAACCCTCTCTTCCTCCTCCGACCTTTCTTAAAAACCTCGTCCGCATCATACCGAGATCCAGGCGCTCTCATCTGAGTGAGTACCTACACCACAAGAGCATCACCCTCGTGGCGTCCGCAACTAACAGAGGAGCACAGTCACAATCCTCCACAGTACTTTCCATCTTCCAGCAACCTACCACACAACACCGCCAATACCGACACCATGGGGTATGTTGCACTACCACCATCAGCAAGCGCCTGAAAGAGCAGTGACTGACCACAATGCAGTAAGGAAAAGACTCACATCAACGTCGTCGTCATCGGCCATGTCGACTCCGGCAAGTCAACCACCACTGGACGTAAGCGCTCTCCCCTCTCTGCGACCGACACTGCAAATGGCTCACACATCATACAGACTTGATCTACAAGTGCGGTGGTATCGACAAGCGTACCATTGAGAAGTTCGAGAAGGTGAGTAACGCCCGACGCACCGCCTTTCGCACGCATTTTCGCTGCCTATTGTGGTGGGAGGGGCAAAATTTGGTGGGGTGCGAGAATTTCAGCGCCCACTTTTCTGGGGACTCGCGCCATGATCTCATGCATCACCGCCAAATGCTCTCTCACCACGATATTGCATACACCACGCCAACAGCATGATCCTGACCCTCACAACCCTTTACACATCGCTTGAAACAGCTTGAACACGACTCTGACAATCTGCTACAGGAAGCCGCCGAGTTGGGCAAGGGCTCCTTCAAGTACGCGTGGGTGCTCGACAAGCTGAAGGCCGAGCGTGAGCGTGGTATCACTATCGACATTGCCCTCTGGAAGTTTGAAACGCCTAAGTACTATGTCACTGTCATCGACGCCCCAGGTCACCGTGATTTCATCAAGAACATGATCACTGGTACCTCCCAGGCCGACTGCGCCATTCTCATCATTGCCGCTGGTACTGGTGAGTTCGAGGCCGGCATCTCCAAGGATGGCCAGACTCGTGAGCACGCTCTCCTCGCCTACACTCTGGGTGTGAAGCAGCTCATCGTCGCCATCAACAAGATGGACACCACCAAGTGGTCCGAGGACCGCTTCAACGAGATCATCAAGGAGACCTCCAACTTCATCAAGAAGGTCGGCTACAACCCAAAGACCGTCCCATTCGTTCCAATCTCCGGCTTCAACGGCGACAACATGATCGACGTTTCCAGCAACTGCCCATGGTACAAGGGCTGGGAGAAGGAGACCAAGTCCAAGGTTACCGGCAAGACCCTTCTCGAGGCCATCGACGGTATCGACCCACCATCGCGTCCATCTGACAAGCCCCTCCGTCTGCCACTCCAGGACGTGTACAAGATCGGTGGTATTGGCACGGTTCCAGTCGGTCGTGTCGAGACCGGTGTCATCAAGGCCGGCATGGTTGTCACCTTCGCCCCAGCTGGTGTCACCACCGAAGTCAAGTCCGTTGAGATGCACCACGAACAGCTCACCGAGGGTCTTCCAGGTGACAACGTCGGCTTCAACGTCAAGAACGTCTCCGTGAAGGAGATTCGTCGTGGCAACGTCGCCGGTGACTCCAAGAACGACCCACCAAAGGGCTGCGACTCGTTCAACGCCCAGGTCATCGTCCTCAATCACCCAGGTCAGGTCGGTGCCGGTTACGCTCCAGTCCTCGACTGCCACACCGCCCACATCGCCTGCAAGTTCTCCGAGCTCCTCGAGAAGATCGACCGTCGTTCCGGCAAGTCGATTGAAGCCTCGCCAAAGTTCATCAAGTCCGGTGACGCCGCCATCGTCAAGATGATCCCATCCAAGCCAATGTGCGTGGAGGCTTTCACCGAGTACCCACCACTTGGTCGCTTCGCCGTCCGTGATATGAGACAGACCGTCGCTGTCGGTGTCATCAAGTCTGTCGTCAAGGTATGTTCTCACCAAATGTTAATCACATTCGGACGTATGCTAATTTCTTTTAGGCTGAGAAAGGCGCCGGCGTAAGTAACACTCATACACGTTTGACGCAATTCGATACTGACAACCATCACAGAAGGTCACCAAGGCCGCCGTCAAGGCTTCCAAGAAGTAGACGGGTCCATGACTCACTTCGGCTTCTGCTTTTGTTTCTTCGACAAAAAGCGGGTGTTTGTTGGGAGCGGGCATTGTTTGAGCCTCTTTTTCTCTGCTCCACAGGGACGATAGCAGGCTTTTCTTCCCTGCCGTCAGCTCCGGTCATATCCTGTTCTAATCTTGCATGATGACGAGCTCGCGTTAGCCTTTGGTCGAATCGGGCAACGACGAGTGACTGCTCAAACGACGACCACAATTTCCTTTGTTACGGCATGAGATCACGAAGCGGAGACGACGGCGGTTTTGCGATGGATGGCAAAAGTCTAGAGCAGACTTGGCCTGCCGATAGCTTAGGTTTCTACTCCTTCAAATGAAAGCTATCAAGGAGTGCAACCATGTCTCGTGTCATATCATGCTCGTGTTGTAGTGTCAGTCATATGGTGCCCGTGCCCCTGCCTCGGTCTTGCTCTTGCGGAAAGCTCAAGGCAACTTCCGATTCCTTAGCAACATTGAACCTCACTCAACATCCGCCATGACATCTGCTCATGACCCCAGTCACATCGCAGGTTGCGTACTCGACACCTTCAGCGCATTGCCACAGAAGTTCAAACCTCGCGTTC contains the following coding sequences:
- a CDS encoding Required for respiratory growth protein 9, mitochondrial, with amino-acid sequence MPESPQMFPGHLDGLHVDFCTQQAQLAASNPTTTMTSTLHRCSCSTRALETLVKELAGIDLRRHRAQRFFQHSRALSTRPPTRHVATVAHTHADHGFVSFQPGSSSSSQSAGGSARSSQATTAGTQGDPEASQRKDEGDREWHAEIETMQPGRREETEVISQVGTIDSVRLPDPGLELACNDVANPVAPILHLPAISQRFTQGDAQPMSAMKPALGSKTTSRKLRKARRIEAGTYKPAADSRLTALDKIEMLEGPSMKQKAEQPMTHELETKSAAQNQTIDGKRRSKATVGAKGVTKMKENNTGSSKHTAPSRTPPKDKTVKKETWQIQKAALDRKFAGQGWQPRKRLSPDTLEGIRALHASDPASYSTATLAEHFQITPEAIRRVLRSKWRPKPEEIEDRMKRWENRGLRKWEEMSATGVKPPKRWRDMGVQNPLLKKKLQKKERSNEAGWNRAEQLADRLPFGGSFAERLL
- a CDS encoding translation elongation factor EF-1 alpha — its product is MGKEKTHINVVVIGHVDSGKSTTTGHLIYKCGGIDKRTIEKFEKEAAELGKGSFKYAWVLDKLKAERERGITIDIALWKFETPKYYVTVIDAPGHRDFIKNMITGTSQADCAILIIAAGTGEFEAGISKDGQTREHALLAYTLGVKQLIVAINKMDTTKWSEDRFNEIIKETSNFIKKVGYNPKTVPFVPISGFNGDNMIDVSSNCPWYKGWEKETKSKVTGKTLLEAIDGIDPPSRPSDKPLRLPLQDVYKIGGIGTVPVGRVETGVIKAGMVVTFAPAGVTTEVKSVEMHHEQLTEGLPGDNVGFNVKNVSVKEIRRGNVAGDSKNDPPKGCDSFNAQVIVLNHPGQVGAGYAPVLDCHTAHIACKFSELLEKIDRRSGKSIEASPKFIKSGDAAIVKMIPSKPMCVEAFTEYPPLGRFAVRDMRQTVAVGVIKSVVKAEKGAGKVTKAAVKASKK
- a CDS encoding Glucosamine 6-phosphate N-acetyltransferase translates to MVPEVDPLFSPSLISSKVISDLPEGYSIRPLERSDFDYGFLDVLRVLTHVGEVTKPEFEERFDQMKAGAGGYHVLVILDGDRKIVGTGALIVERKFIHHLGLVGHIEDIAVAKDQQGKKLGLRIIQALDYVAENVGCYKTILDCSEANEGFYVKCGFKRAGLEMAHYYARP